In Agromyces sp. 3263, a single genomic region encodes these proteins:
- a CDS encoding heme-degrading domain-containing protein: protein MSELRERLIAEEAELVFDRFTLDDAWALGVRLRAAAAERGLPVAIAIWFGPQRVFHAALPGSSADNDGWLDRKHRVAERFGHASMLVGESFRADGGDFDADARLDPREYAAHGGVVPIRVAGGAVIGAVGVSGLPQQDDHDLAVEHLRAHLAEQRAG, encoded by the coding sequence ATGAGCGAGCTGCGCGAACGACTCATCGCCGAGGAGGCCGAGCTCGTCTTCGACCGGTTCACGCTCGACGACGCGTGGGCGCTCGGGGTGCGGCTCCGTGCCGCGGCGGCCGAGCGCGGGCTCCCCGTCGCGATCGCGATCTGGTTCGGCCCGCAGCGGGTCTTCCACGCGGCGCTCCCCGGGTCCTCGGCCGACAACGACGGCTGGCTCGACCGCAAGCACCGTGTCGCCGAGCGCTTCGGCCACGCCTCGATGCTCGTCGGGGAGTCGTTCCGCGCGGACGGCGGCGACTTCGACGCCGACGCGCGGCTCGACCCGCGGGAGTACGCCGCGCACGGCGGGGTCGTGCCGATCCGGGTGGCCGGCGGCGCGGTCATCGGCGCGGTGGGCGTCTCAGGGCTGCCGCAGCAGGACGACCACGACCTCGCGGTCGAGCACCTGCGCGCGCACCTGGCGGAGCAGCGCGCGGGCTGA
- a CDS encoding MFS transporter — MRSFWGALPTEGRWLLSTVAIQTLGRGLTLPFTIIYLHEVRGFDLGLSGALMSLIAITGLVVTGPGGTLIDRYGARTILLAGLTSMIAGCTLLAFATHPAVAAVALVLIGVNFGVSWPGFNALIATVVQGDLRQQYFGVNFALVNLGIGIGGILGGFYVDVDAPETFTVIFLVDAATSLIPMALLLGPLRHVRTQSEPSPDAPATGGYREILRQPAVLWVTLLTFIAMFIGYGQMEAGFPAYARQVAEVSTQVIGFAFAVNTAVIVLLQFTVLNRISGRRRTRVMMVMAGVWAASWLILGAAGLLPDTVAAAIGVLAFMGVFAFGETLLQPTVPAVYNDLASDHNRGRYNAINSAAFQGGAITGPIAAGLLLANGLEAWYIAVMVIGCLGIGVLALALERRIPAGANGVSAPAPVEG, encoded by the coding sequence ATGCGGAGCTTCTGGGGGGCACTCCCCACCGAGGGTCGATGGCTGCTGTCGACGGTCGCGATCCAGACGCTCGGCCGCGGGCTGACGCTCCCGTTCACGATCATCTACCTGCACGAGGTGCGCGGCTTCGACCTCGGGTTGTCGGGCGCGCTGATGAGCCTCATCGCCATCACCGGGCTCGTCGTCACCGGCCCGGGCGGCACCCTCATCGACCGCTACGGCGCCCGCACCATCCTGCTCGCCGGTCTCACCTCGATGATCGCCGGCTGCACGCTGCTCGCGTTCGCGACCCACCCCGCCGTCGCCGCCGTGGCGCTCGTGCTGATCGGGGTGAACTTCGGCGTCTCCTGGCCCGGGTTCAACGCCCTCATCGCCACCGTCGTCCAGGGCGACCTGCGGCAGCAGTACTTCGGCGTGAACTTCGCGCTCGTGAACCTCGGGATCGGCATCGGCGGCATCCTCGGCGGCTTCTACGTCGACGTCGACGCGCCCGAGACGTTCACCGTGATCTTCCTCGTCGACGCGGCGACGAGCCTCATCCCCATGGCCCTGCTGCTCGGTCCGCTGCGGCACGTCCGCACGCAGTCCGAGCCGTCGCCCGACGCGCCTGCGACCGGCGGCTATCGCGAGATCCTCCGCCAGCCGGCCGTGCTGTGGGTCACCCTGCTGACGTTCATCGCGATGTTCATCGGTTACGGCCAGATGGAGGCCGGCTTCCCGGCGTACGCCCGGCAGGTGGCCGAGGTCTCAACCCAGGTGATCGGGTTCGCGTTCGCCGTCAACACCGCGGTCATCGTGCTGCTGCAGTTCACGGTGCTCAACCGCATCAGCGGCCGCCGACGCACCCGCGTGATGATGGTCATGGCCGGCGTGTGGGCGGCGTCGTGGCTGATCCTCGGCGCCGCGGGCCTGCTGCCCGACACGGTGGCTGCCGCGATCGGCGTGCTCGCCTTCATGGGGGTCTTCGCCTTCGGCGAGACCCTGTTGCAGCCGACCGTGCCGGCCGTCTACAACGACCTCGCCTCAGACCACAACCGCGGCCGCTACAACGCGATCAACTCGGCGGCGTTCCAGGGTGGTGCGATCACCGGCCCCATCGCGGCGGGCCTGCTGCTCGCCAACGGCCTCGAGGCGTGGTACATCGCGGTCATGGTGATCGGATGCCTCGGCATCGGCGTGCTCGCGCTCGCGCTCGAACGCCGCATCCCGGCCGGCGCCAACGGTGTGTCGGCGCCCGCGCCCGTCGAGGGCTGA
- a CDS encoding carboxylesterase/lipase family protein, with protein sequence MLREGPVLVGDGLVVETDAGAVRGVRRRGLRMWRGIPYAGTTGGGQRFLAPAAVTPWDGVRDAVEFGPVAPQNRKGQFIGAHPRLPRSEDCLRLNVIAPDEPVGGRPVMVFLHGGAYSVGSSDEYPRQGEGLVRRHGIVYVSLNYRLGALGWLDFRAYASARHPFDCNLGLRDQVAALEWVRRNIAAFGGDPGRVTLFGESSGANSVTTLMAVPAAEGLFARAIAQSSPANAVYTPEVAARWAAEYVRTLSRLVDDDDLESDSSEDAAAMLHTADPVLLAEATTQLSLRTPDENPGTISLAAVIDGEFLPQRPLDAFADGTAHRVPLIIGTNDREGSLFVGRISILPTTKPRIRAIFANTRKKSRKAIKRQYPGLPERRPAADFAGDFTFWFPSVKVGERHSRHAPVYFYRFDAAPRMPRLIGLDATHGLDLFALFEKFDTLTGAGLTLLGGRRLYREVGRRMQQHWTSFAASGAPDPSWPVYDEADRRTLVFDRADRVELDPRSAKRIAWQEFVPHV encoded by the coding sequence ATGCTGCGCGAGGGACCCGTGCTCGTCGGCGACGGACTCGTCGTCGAGACCGATGCGGGCGCCGTGCGCGGTGTGCGTCGGCGAGGGCTCCGCATGTGGCGCGGCATCCCGTACGCCGGCACGACGGGCGGCGGGCAGCGCTTCCTCGCCCCGGCCGCAGTGACGCCGTGGGACGGCGTGCGCGACGCCGTCGAGTTCGGGCCGGTCGCGCCGCAGAACCGGAAGGGCCAGTTCATCGGCGCGCATCCGCGGCTGCCGCGCAGCGAGGACTGCCTCCGCCTCAACGTGATCGCGCCCGACGAGCCGGTCGGCGGCCGCCCGGTCATGGTGTTCCTGCACGGCGGCGCGTACAGCGTGGGCTCGTCCGACGAGTACCCGCGGCAGGGCGAGGGGCTCGTGCGTCGGCACGGCATCGTCTATGTCAGCCTCAACTACCGGCTCGGTGCGCTCGGCTGGCTCGACTTCCGGGCGTACGCGTCGGCGCGGCATCCGTTCGACTGCAATCTCGGCCTGCGCGACCAGGTCGCGGCGCTCGAATGGGTGCGACGCAACATCGCCGCGTTCGGCGGCGATCCAGGCCGGGTGACCCTGTTCGGGGAGTCGTCGGGCGCGAACTCGGTGACGACGCTCATGGCCGTGCCGGCGGCCGAGGGGCTCTTCGCGCGCGCCATCGCGCAGAGCTCGCCGGCGAACGCGGTGTACACGCCCGAGGTCGCCGCGAGATGGGCGGCCGAGTACGTGCGCACCCTCAGCCGGCTGGTCGACGACGACGACCTCGAGAGCGATTCGAGCGAGGATGCCGCGGCGATGCTGCACACCGCGGACCCGGTGCTGCTCGCCGAGGCGACGACCCAGCTGTCGCTGCGGACCCCCGACGAGAATCCCGGCACCATCAGCCTCGCCGCCGTGATCGACGGGGAGTTCCTGCCGCAGCGGCCCCTCGACGCGTTCGCCGACGGCACGGCGCACCGCGTTCCGCTGATCATCGGCACGAACGATCGCGAAGGGTCGCTGTTCGTCGGGCGCATCAGCATCCTGCCGACGACGAAGCCGCGTATCCGCGCGATCTTCGCGAACACGCGCAAGAAGTCGCGCAAGGCGATCAAGCGCCAGTACCCGGGGCTGCCCGAACGGCGCCCGGCCGCCGACTTCGCGGGCGACTTCACGTTCTGGTTCCCGAGCGTGAAGGTCGGCGAGCGGCACTCGCGACACGCGCCGGTCTACTTCTACCGCTTCGATGCGGCCCCACGGATGCCGCGCCTGATCGGCCTCGACGCGACCCACGGCCTCGACCTGTTCGCCCTGTTCGAGAAGTTCGACACGCTGACCGGCGCCGGGCTCACGCTGCTCGGCGGGCGCCGTCTCTATCGCGAGGTCGGACGACGGATGCAGCAGCACTGGACCTCGTTCGCGGCATCCGGCGCACCCGACCCCTCGTGGCCCGTCTACGACGAGGCCGACCGGCGCACGCTCGTGTTCGACCGGGCCGACCGCGTCGAGCTCGACCCGCGCAGCGCGAAGCGGATCGCCTGGCAGGAGTTCGTGCCGCACGTGTGA
- a CDS encoding low specificity L-threonine aldolase, whose protein sequence is MTDQLHDTAVRGFASDNYSGVHPEVLAAIAAANGGHQVAYGEDQYTERLQQVFAKHFGEGVEVFPVFNGTGANVTGLQSMLPRWGAVISASTAHINSDEGGAPERVGGMKLLTVQSPDGKLTPELIDQEAWGWGDEHRAQPLVVSITQTSELGTAYTVEEIRAIADHVHERGMKLHMDGARLSNAAASLGLPFRAFTRDAGVDVLSFGGTKNGALGAEAIVVLNPEASEGLKYLRKLNMQLASKMRFVSAQLIALLEGDLWLRSASHANAMARRLRDALDAGIAAGDLPGLGFSQETQSNGVFAVVPAGVADRLRDRGFRFYDWDAAKGEVRWMCSFDTSEDDIDAFVAGIREELHRAA, encoded by the coding sequence GTGACCGATCAGCTCCACGACACCGCCGTTCGCGGCTTCGCCTCCGACAACTACTCCGGCGTGCACCCCGAGGTGCTCGCCGCGATCGCCGCCGCCAACGGCGGCCACCAGGTCGCGTACGGCGAGGACCAGTACACCGAGCGGCTGCAGCAGGTGTTCGCGAAGCACTTCGGCGAGGGCGTCGAGGTGTTCCCGGTGTTCAACGGCACCGGCGCGAACGTCACCGGACTGCAGTCGATGCTTCCCCGCTGGGGCGCGGTCATCTCGGCGTCGACGGCGCACATCAACTCCGACGAGGGCGGCGCACCCGAACGGGTCGGCGGCATGAAGCTGCTCACGGTGCAGAGTCCCGACGGCAAGCTCACCCCCGAGCTCATCGACCAGGAGGCGTGGGGCTGGGGCGACGAGCACCGCGCGCAGCCGCTCGTCGTGTCGATCACGCAGACGAGCGAGCTGGGCACCGCGTACACGGTCGAGGAGATCCGCGCGATCGCCGACCACGTGCACGAGCGCGGCATGAAGCTGCACATGGACGGCGCCCGCCTGTCGAACGCGGCCGCCTCCCTCGGCCTGCCGTTCCGCGCCTTCACCCGCGACGCGGGCGTCGACGTGCTGAGCTTCGGCGGCACCAAGAACGGGGCGCTCGGCGCCGAGGCGATCGTGGTGCTGAACCCCGAGGCATCCGAGGGCCTGAAGTACCTGCGCAAGCTCAACATGCAGCTCGCCTCGAAGATGCGGTTCGTGTCGGCGCAGCTCATCGCGCTGCTCGAGGGCGACCTGTGGCTGCGGAGCGCGTCGCATGCGAACGCGATGGCCCGGCGCCTGCGCGACGCGCTCGACGCGGGCATCGCCGCGGGCGACCTGCCCGGCCTGGGCTTCAGCCAGGAGACGCAGTCGAACGGCGTCTTCGCGGTCGTGCCGGCCGGAGTGGCCGACCGACTGCGCGACCGCGGCTTCCGCTTCTACGACTGGGATGCCGCGAAGGGCGAGGTGCGCTGGATGTGCTCGTTCGACACGAGCGAGGACGACATCGACGCCTTCGTCGCGGGCATCCGCGAGGAGCTGCACCGCGCCGCGTGA
- a CDS encoding AAA family ATPase — MQGAPNSQEEQKSALEQYGVNLTDLAKAGKLDPVIGRDAEIRRVSQVLTRRTKNNPVLIGEPGVGKTAVVEGLAQRIVEGDVAESLKDKQLVSLDISALVAGAMYRGQFEERLKAVLKEINDAEGGIITFVDELHLLMGAGGGEGSVAASNMLKPMLARGELHLIGATTLDEYREYIEKDAALERRFQQVYVGEPSVEDTVAILRGLKGRYEAHHGVTISDAALVAAASLSNRYITARQLPDKAIDLIDEAMSRLKMEIDSSPVEIDELKRQVDRMKLEELALKREKDEASKERLARLRETLVEKERELAELEARWSRERMGLNRVGELKKKLDEAITERDRAMREADYARASKLEYETIKRLQQELEAAEQAEDASDEPRMVNEQVTEEDIAQVIAAWTGIPVGRLLQGETEKLLHLETELGKRLIGQKRAVAAVADAVRRSRAGISDPNRPTGSFLFLGPTGVGKTELAKALAEFLFDDERAMVRIDMSEYGEKFSVSRLVGAPPGYIGYEQGGQLTEAVRRRPYSVILLDEVEKAHPEVFDVLLQVLDDGRLTDGQGRTVDFRNVILILTSNLGSQYLIDPTLSWDEKEQAVLQTVRQAFKPEFVNRLDDIVVFSALSEEELGEIVNLYIDRLSTRLRERRLDLGVTPDARAWLAERGYDPLYGARPLRRLMQHEIDDRLARALLTGEIRDGDRVMVELAPDGESLTVARAEVDEAPGGATGDGAGGAGEDDVIDAEIVEE, encoded by the coding sequence ATGCAGGGCGCGCCGAACTCCCAGGAGGAGCAGAAGTCGGCGCTCGAACAGTACGGCGTGAACCTCACCGACCTCGCGAAGGCGGGCAAGCTCGACCCGGTGATCGGCCGTGACGCCGAGATCCGTCGGGTGAGCCAGGTGCTCACCCGACGCACCAAGAACAACCCCGTGCTCATCGGCGAGCCCGGCGTCGGCAAGACCGCGGTCGTCGAGGGGCTCGCCCAGCGCATCGTCGAGGGCGACGTCGCCGAGTCGCTGAAGGACAAGCAGCTCGTCTCGCTCGACATCTCGGCGCTCGTCGCCGGCGCGATGTACCGCGGCCAGTTCGAGGAGCGGCTCAAGGCCGTGCTCAAGGAGATCAACGATGCCGAGGGCGGCATCATCACGTTCGTCGACGAACTGCACCTGCTCATGGGCGCCGGCGGCGGCGAGGGGTCGGTCGCGGCATCCAACATGCTGAAGCCCATGCTCGCGCGCGGCGAGCTGCACCTCATCGGTGCCACCACCCTCGACGAATACCGCGAGTACATCGAGAAGGACGCGGCGCTCGAGCGCCGGTTCCAGCAGGTCTACGTCGGCGAGCCCAGCGTCGAGGACACGGTGGCGATCCTCCGCGGGCTCAAGGGCCGGTACGAGGCCCACCACGGCGTGACCATCTCGGATGCCGCGCTCGTCGCCGCGGCATCCCTCTCCAATCGCTACATCACCGCCCGGCAGCTGCCCGACAAGGCGATCGATCTCATCGACGAGGCGATGTCGCGGCTGAAGATGGAGATCGACTCGTCGCCCGTCGAGATCGACGAGCTCAAGCGCCAGGTCGACCGCATGAAGCTCGAGGAACTCGCCCTCAAGCGCGAGAAGGACGAGGCCTCGAAGGAGCGCCTGGCGCGCCTCCGCGAGACGCTCGTCGAGAAGGAGCGCGAACTCGCCGAGCTCGAGGCACGCTGGTCGCGTGAGCGCATGGGCCTGAACCGCGTCGGCGAGCTGAAGAAGAAGCTCGACGAGGCGATCACCGAGCGGGACCGTGCCATGCGGGAGGCCGACTACGCCCGTGCGTCGAAGCTCGAATACGAGACGATCAAGCGGTTGCAGCAGGAGCTCGAGGCGGCCGAGCAGGCCGAGGACGCGTCCGACGAGCCCCGCATGGTCAACGAGCAGGTCACCGAGGAGGACATCGCGCAGGTCATCGCCGCGTGGACGGGCATCCCCGTCGGCCGGCTCCTGCAGGGCGAGACCGAGAAGCTGCTGCACCTCGAGACCGAGCTCGGCAAGCGGCTCATCGGGCAGAAGCGGGCCGTCGCCGCGGTGGCCGACGCCGTGCGTCGTTCGCGCGCCGGCATCAGCGACCCCAACCGGCCCACGGGCTCGTTCCTCTTCCTCGGCCCGACCGGGGTCGGAAAGACCGAGCTCGCGAAGGCGCTCGCCGAGTTCCTCTTCGACGACGAGCGGGCCATGGTGCGCATCGACATGTCGGAGTACGGCGAGAAGTTCTCCGTCTCCCGGCTCGTCGGCGCGCCGCCCGGATACATCGGCTACGAACAGGGCGGCCAGCTCACCGAGGCGGTGCGCCGTCGCCCCTACTCGGTGATCCTCCTCGACGAGGTCGAGAAGGCGCACCCCGAGGTGTTCGACGTGCTACTGCAGGTGCTCGACGACGGGCGCCTCACCGACGGCCAGGGTCGCACGGTCGACTTCCGCAACGTGATCCTCATCCTCACGTCGAACCTCGGCTCGCAGTACCTGATCGACCCGACGCTCAGCTGGGACGAGAAGGAGCAGGCCGTGCTGCAGACGGTGCGGCAGGCGTTCAAGCCCGAGTTCGTCAACCGCCTCGATGACATCGTCGTGTTCTCCGCGCTCAGCGAGGAGGAGCTCGGCGAGATCGTCAACCTCTACATCGACCGGCTCTCGACGCGACTGCGCGAGCGGCGCCTCGACCTCGGGGTCACCCCCGACGCGAGGGCGTGGCTGGCCGAGCGCGGGTACGACCCGCTCTACGGGGCGCGCCCGCTGCGCCGGCTCATGCAGCACGAGATCGACGACCGCCTCGCGCGGGCCCTGCTCACGGGCGAGATCCGCGACGGCGACCGCGTGATGGTGGAGCTGGCTCCCGACGGGGAGTCGCTCACCGTGGCACGCGCCGAGGTCGACGAGGCGCCCGGGGGTGCGACCGGTGACGGCGCCGGCGGCGCCGGGGAGGACGACGTCATCGACGCGGAGATCGTCGAGGAGTAG
- a CDS encoding nitroreductase family protein translates to MTLVTDLTSRRADTTAQLINPLVERWSPRAYDPAAEVSTDALRTILEAARWAPSANNVQPWRFIVARRGTAAFTTVHDALLGFNQAWADSAAALIVNIAETVDAEGKPRPWARYDLGQAVAHLTVQAQHEGLHTHQMGGFDAARLHDAFGLNASLEVVSITAIGVLGDVDTLPDPLREREVAPRLRKPLEELVLVGE, encoded by the coding sequence ATGACGCTCGTCACCGATCTCACGTCCCGCCGCGCCGACACCACCGCGCAGCTCATCAACCCGCTCGTGGAGCGCTGGAGCCCGCGGGCCTACGACCCCGCCGCCGAGGTCTCCACCGACGCCCTGCGCACGATCCTCGAAGCCGCCCGCTGGGCGCCGTCGGCGAACAACGTGCAGCCGTGGCGCTTCATCGTCGCCCGGCGCGGCACCGCCGCCTTCACGACCGTGCACGACGCGCTGCTGGGCTTCAACCAGGCGTGGGCCGACTCGGCCGCCGCGCTCATCGTGAACATCGCCGAGACCGTCGACGCCGAGGGCAAGCCCCGCCCGTGGGCGCGCTACGACCTCGGCCAGGCGGTCGCGCACCTCACCGTGCAGGCGCAGCACGAAGGACTGCACACGCACCAGATGGGCGGCTTCGACGCCGCGCGTCTGCACGACGCGTTCGGCCTCAACGCGAGCCTCGAGGTCGTGTCGATCACCGCGATCGGCGTGCTCGGCGACGTCGACACGCTGCCCGACCCGCTCCGCGAGCGCGAGGTCGCCCCCCGCCTCCGCAAGCCGCTCGAGGAGCTCGTGCTCGTCGGCGAGTAG
- a CDS encoding ATP-binding cassette domain-containing protein — protein MLELHDVTKRYGERLALDAVTFAVGDGRLTGFVGGNGAGKTTTMRIILGVLAADRGTVTLDGRQVTEADRRRFGYMPEERGLYPKMRVLEQTVYLARLHGWNPAAARRNALELLDRLGLGERTNDTIESLSLGNQQRAQIAAALVHRPEVLVLDEPFSGLDPMAVETVQSVLSDAAASGAPVLFSSHQLDIVERLCDDLVIIADGRIRAAGTGDELRAEHGTERWELLMSGDAGWLRQAPGIRVDAFDGGWAVFEAESDAARRAVLSEAVARGEVVSFSREHTTLAQIFREVVR, from the coding sequence ATGCTCGAACTCCACGACGTCACCAAACGCTACGGCGAGCGCCTCGCCCTCGACGCGGTCACGTTCGCCGTCGGCGACGGCCGCCTCACCGGATTCGTCGGCGGCAACGGCGCCGGCAAGACCACGACCATGCGCATCATCCTCGGCGTGCTCGCGGCCGACCGCGGCACGGTGACGCTCGACGGCCGCCAGGTCACCGAGGCCGACCGCCGCCGCTTCGGGTACATGCCCGAGGAGCGCGGCCTCTACCCGAAGATGCGCGTGCTCGAGCAGACCGTCTACCTCGCCCGCCTGCACGGCTGGAACCCGGCCGCCGCGCGCCGCAACGCGCTCGAGCTGCTCGATCGCCTCGGCCTCGGCGAGCGCACGAACGACACCATCGAGAGCCTCTCGCTCGGCAACCAGCAGCGCGCGCAGATCGCCGCGGCACTCGTGCACCGCCCAGAGGTGCTCGTGCTCGACGAGCCGTTCTCGGGCCTCGACCCGATGGCCGTCGAGACGGTGCAGTCGGTGCTGTCGGATGCCGCGGCATCCGGTGCGCCCGTGCTGTTCTCGTCGCACCAGCTCGACATCGTCGAGCGCCTCTGCGACGACCTCGTGATCATCGCCGACGGACGGATCCGCGCCGCCGGCACCGGCGACGAGCTGCGCGCCGAGCACGGCACCGAGCGGTGGGAGCTGCTGATGTCCGGCGACGCGGGCTGGCTGCGGCAGGCGCCCGGCATCCGCGTGGACGCATTCGACGGCGGCTGGGCCGTCTTCGAGGCCGAGTCGGATGCCGCACGGCGGGCGGTGCTCAGCGAAGCCGTCGCCCGCGGCGAGGTCGTCTCCTTCAGCCGCGAGCACACGACGCTCGCCCAGATCTTCCGGGAGGTCGTGCGATGA
- a CDS encoding zinc-dependent alcohol dehydrogenase family protein: MLATIIHAPRDIRVETVPDPELSTGGDAIVRVVAACVCGSDLWPYRGVTPTDEPHRIGHEFVGVVEAVGHDVQHIAVGDFVIAPFYVCDNTCVNCRNGVSTSCVNGGWWGGDDRFGGFADGGQGERVRVPLADGTLVPVGGPITDDLVPGLLTLSDVMGTGHHAAVSAGVQPGDSVVVVGDGAVGLCAVIAAKRLGATTIIAMSRHPERQELARAFGATHIVAERGDEGVAAVQELTGGIGADRVLECVGTKESMDQAIRSARPGGMVGYVGVPNGGPELPVRPLFNRNVGVNGGVAPVRGYIEELLPDVLSGAIEPGRVFDLELPLADAAEAYAAMDERRAIKVLLRP, encoded by the coding sequence ATGCTTGCCACGATCATCCATGCGCCACGCGACATCCGCGTCGAGACCGTTCCCGACCCCGAGCTGTCGACCGGCGGCGACGCCATCGTGAGGGTCGTCGCCGCGTGCGTGTGCGGCTCCGACCTCTGGCCGTACCGGGGCGTCACGCCCACCGACGAGCCGCACCGCATCGGCCACGAGTTCGTCGGCGTCGTCGAGGCGGTCGGCCACGATGTGCAGCACATCGCGGTCGGCGACTTCGTCATCGCGCCGTTCTACGTCTGCGACAACACCTGCGTCAACTGCCGCAACGGCGTCTCCACGTCGTGCGTGAACGGCGGCTGGTGGGGCGGCGACGACCGGTTCGGCGGGTTCGCCGACGGCGGCCAGGGCGAGCGCGTGCGCGTGCCGCTCGCCGACGGCACGCTGGTGCCCGTCGGCGGCCCGATCACCGACGACCTGGTTCCCGGGCTCCTGACCCTGTCCGACGTGATGGGCACCGGCCACCACGCCGCGGTCAGCGCGGGCGTGCAGCCGGGCGACTCCGTCGTGGTCGTCGGCGACGGGGCAGTGGGTCTCTGCGCGGTCATCGCGGCGAAGCGGCTGGGTGCGACGACGATCATCGCGATGTCGCGGCATCCCGAGCGGCAGGAGTTGGCGCGCGCGTTCGGCGCTACGCACATCGTGGCCGAGCGCGGCGACGAGGGCGTCGCCGCCGTGCAGGAGCTGACCGGCGGCATCGGCGCCGACCGGGTGCTCGAGTGCGTCGGCACCAAGGAGTCGATGGACCAGGCGATCCGCTCCGCCCGTCCCGGTGGCATGGTCGGCTACGTCGGCGTGCCGAACGGCGGCCCCGAGCTGCCCGTGCGACCGCTCTTCAACCGCAACGTCGGCGTGAACGGTGGGGTCGCACCCGTGCGCGGCTACATCGAGGAGCTGCTCCCCGACGTGCTGTCGGGCGCGATCGAGCCCGGCCGGGTGTTCGACCTCGAGCTGCCGCTGGCCGACGCGGCCGAGGCGTACGCCGCAATGGACGAGCGCCGCGCGATCAAGGTGCTGCTGCGGCCATGA
- a CDS encoding ABC transporter permease, whose protein sequence is MSTQANPAHTTTAPERHTPRFVDGVGLIAGREITMRLRSKAFLWSTGVLMLAVLASVVLGSIFGAQESTTKVAVVAGASAVVDDNPALEPVAASDQDDAERMLRAGDVDAIVAPAASEPLGITVYGLDSPPDSVVSALSVEPNVELLEPAATDPTLAYLVAFGFGLVFFMSAITFGSTIAQSVVEEKQTRIVEILLSTVSARALLTGKVIGNSVMAMAQIVAIAVLAILGLIVTGQRVLLGGLGGSVVWFVVFFAVGFVMLAALFAATAAMVSRAEDIGSVTTPVTMLVMIPYFLVIFFNDDPTVLTIMSYVPFSAPVGMPMRVFLGDAQWWEPFVSLAILLATAALAVWIGERIYRNSLLRTGPRVKLAEALQG, encoded by the coding sequence ATGAGCACCCAAGCGAACCCCGCCCACACGACGACTGCGCCCGAGCGCCACACGCCCCGCTTCGTCGACGGCGTCGGACTGATCGCCGGCCGCGAGATCACCATGCGGCTGCGCAGCAAGGCGTTCCTCTGGTCGACGGGCGTGCTCATGCTCGCCGTGCTCGCCTCGGTCGTGCTCGGCAGCATCTTCGGCGCGCAGGAGTCGACCACCAAGGTCGCCGTCGTGGCGGGCGCGTCGGCCGTCGTCGACGACAACCCGGCGCTCGAGCCGGTCGCGGCATCCGACCAGGACGACGCCGAGCGGATGCTGCGAGCCGGCGACGTCGACGCGATCGTCGCGCCCGCGGCATCCGAACCGCTCGGCATCACCGTGTACGGGCTGGACTCGCCGCCCGATTCGGTGGTCTCGGCACTGTCGGTCGAACCGAACGTCGAGCTGCTCGAACCGGCCGCCACCGACCCGACGCTGGCCTACCTGGTCGCCTTCGGCTTCGGACTCGTCTTCTTCATGTCGGCGATCACGTTCGGCTCGACGATCGCGCAGTCGGTCGTGGAGGAGAAGCAGACGCGCATCGTCGAGATCCTCCTGTCGACGGTGTCGGCGCGGGCGCTGCTCACGGGCAAGGTCATCGGCAACAGCGTCATGGCGATGGCGCAGATCGTGGCGATCGCGGTGCTCGCGATCCTCGGGCTCATCGTGACGGGGCAGCGGGTGCTGCTCGGCGGCCTCGGCGGGTCGGTCGTCTGGTTCGTCGTGTTCTTCGCCGTCGGGTTCGTGATGCTCGCCGCCCTGTTCGCCGCGACGGCCGCGATGGTGTCGCGGGCGGAGGACATCGGCTCGGTCACGACGCCCGTGACGATGCTCGTGATGATCCCGTACTTCCTCGTCATCTTCTTCAACGACGACCCGACGGTGCTCACGATCATGAGCTACGTGCCGTTCTCGGCGCCCGTGGGCATGCCGATGCGAGTGTTCCTCGGCGACGCGCAGTGGTGGGAGCCCTTCGTCTCGCTGGCGATCCTCCTCGCGACCGCGGCGCTCGCGGTGTGGATCGGCGAGCGCATCTACCGCAACTCGCTGCTTCGCACCGGCCCGCGGGTGAAGCTCGCCGAGGCGCTGCAGGGCTGA